Part of the Arthrobacter globiformis genome is shown below.
TAGAGTTCGCCGCCGTTTGCTGTGGCGTACTCTTCGGCCGACATCAGCGGGCCCTCGTCGGTGACGGCCACCTTGAACAGCCAGCCCGCGCCGTAGGGGTCGCTGTTGATCAGTGCCGGATCTGCGACGACGCCGTCGTTGATCTCGGTCACTTCGCCGGTCACCGGCGCGTACAGGTCGGAGACGGACTTGGTGGATTCCACCTCGCCGCAGGTTTCTCCGGCCGTGACCGTGGAGCCGACCTCGGGCAGGTCCACATACACGATGTCACCCAGGGCGTCGGCCGCGACAGCCGAAATCCCGATCCCCACAGGGCCGGCCCCGTCAGCAGCAACCCATTCGTGCTCAGCCGAGTACTTCAGTTCAGAAACAACTTTGCTCATGTCATTTTCCTTTACGTTTGAAAGTCTGTTGGTGCTTGGTTTCGACAGGCTCAACCAGCGGTCCGGGCCTAACGTGCCCGCTTGTAGAACGGCAGTGCGACGAC
Proteins encoded:
- the gcvH gene encoding glycine cleavage system protein GcvH translates to MSKVVSELKYSAEHEWVAADGAGPVGIGISAVAADALGDIVYVDLPEVGSTVTAGETCGEVESTKSVSDLYAPVTGEVTEINDGVVADPALINSDPYGAGWLFKVAVTDEGPLMSAEEYATANGGEL